In Longimicrobiales bacterium, the DNA window GAGTGACCGAAGAACTCGCTCTCGAACAGGGACTCCGGTACGCCGGCGCAGTTGACTGCGACCAGAGGAGCGGCAGCGCGCGGCGACGCGCGGTGAATGGCCGCGGCGAGCACACCCTTGCCAGTCCCGGTCTCTCCCGTGATGAGAACGGGTGCACGAACGCCGGCGGCGAGCTGCGCGAACTCGCGAATCGCGCGGGCTGCGCGGCTGGTTCCGAGTACAGGTCCGAGCGGCTCCGTCATGCGCCAAGGCTAATGCCGGCGCATGGGCGCCTCCATGGCTGGAGCGGGCATTGTCAGCAGCTCGAGGAGACGTTGTTCCACGTCGCGTCCCGTACCGTCCGACAGGTCGGATCGACTGCCATCGAACACGTAACGGCCATCGCGGATGACGACGAACCGGTCGCACAGCTCGATCAGGTCGGCAGCCGACTGGGAGGACATGACGACGGCTCGGCCGGCACCTCGTCGCGCGCGCAGCAGCTCGAGCACACCTATCCGCCGACGGAAATCCAGAGCCGAGAACGGCTCGTCCATGAACGTCACATCGGCGTCACGTCCGAGCGCGATCGCGATGGCGAGCGCCTGTCGCTGGCCGACCGACAATGTCGCCACCCTGCGTCCGGCCATTTCGGTCAGGTACATGCCGGGCATGGAACTGACCAGGTCGGCGAATGACAGCCGGAACAGCGCCGCGACCTGCTCGGCGCGCAGCCAGCCGGGCAACGCCGGTACCTGCGGCACGAAGGCCAGCGTCGGCGGGCGGCCGTCCAGCGTCACGGAGGACGCCCCGCGCGACGACAGCGTGTCGGTCAGGTGCATGAACAGAGAGGATTTGCCCGAGCCATTGATGCCGACCAGCGCGAGCGCAGCCGGCATTCGCGCCGTGATGTGGCCCGCCTCGAGGACTGTCCGCCGCCCGCGCCGCACGGGGCCGTGGCGTATTTCCAGCGTCATTGCACCCGTCCCGCGTACCGGTGCGCCACGCCCGCGACCAGCGCACTCATGACAACGACATAGATCGTCGCGCGCAGGACGTTGTAGGTGTCCGCCGGCGCGACGAGCATGGGCGAGACCAGGGGGAGCACGACTGCCCAGATGGGCACGTCACCCTCGGCGGTCGCGAAGCGGACCAGTACGATCACCGGCAATGCGACAACGACAGCGGTGGCGACCACAGTTGCGGCGCTACGTCGCAGCAGGACGCCGATCGCCGTCGTGCATACCGAGTACGTAGCCAACAGCATCACTCCCGACGCGATCGTACGCGGCAGAATATGCAACAGCTCGCCACTGCCGGTCAGTCGTGTCACGACGATGGCGAACACGACTGCCGTAACGGCGAAGATGGCCGCGGGCGCAAGCAACGATGACAGCGCTGAAGCGGCGCCATACCGCACACGCGAGCCACCTGCGGCCAGCCACGGAGCGAGCC includes these proteins:
- a CDS encoding ATP-binding cassette domain-containing protein — its product is MTLEIRHGPVRRGRRTVLEAGHITARMPAALALVGINGSGKSSLFMHLTDTLSSRGASSVTLDGRPPTLAFVPQVPALPGWLRAEQVAALFRLSFADLVSSMPGMYLTEMAGRRVATLSVGQRQALAIAIALGRDADVTFMDEPFSALDFRRRIGVLELLRARRGAGRAVVMSSQSAADLIELCDRFVVIRDGRYVFDGSRSDLSDGTGRDVEQRLLELLTMPAPAMEAPMRRH